The nucleotide sequence ACCTAAACAATAACAAAATGAAAAACCCATTTACCCTATGAAAACAAGTGTATTAAGTCTATTATTTGCCCTTTTGCTTGTTTTGCCACTTATGGCACAAACCAGAGAAATCACAGGCAAAGTAACCGACCAGTCCTCAGGAGAAGCCCTTCCTGGTGTGACGGTGCAAGTACAGGGCACCACCCAAGGTGCCATCACCGATTTGGATGGAAACTATTCCATCACAGCTGGTCCCGATGCAATTTTAGTATTTTCCTTTATTGGTTATGCATCAGTATCAGAAACAGTCGGCAACAGAAGTATTATAGATGTGATCCTAAGTCAAGATATTTCCAATTTGGAAGAGGTGGTAGTAGTGGGATATAGTTCCCAGAAAAAATCAGATATGACTGGAGCAATTGTAGCCGTGGACTTGGCTCCCTTAGAGGGACAAAGCATGAGTACCGGTAACCCCATGCAGGCCTTACAGGGCCGTGTTCCAGGTTTATATGTCGAAAAATCAGGCGATCCTTCCGGTTCCAATAGCAGAATCCTGATCCGAGGGATAACCACGCTGGGAAACAACGATCCATTATATGTCATTGATGGTGTCCCAACGAAAAGACAAGAGGTTTTTGCCAGTCTTAATCCCGAGGCCATAGAGTCTGTACAAGTATTAAAAGATGCATCCGCTTCTTCTGTATATGGATCCCGGGCAGCCAATGGTGTAATCGTGGTGACTACTAAAAACAAAAGCCTAGGTGGTGATAAGTTTAGCGTAACCTTTAACACCAATGTTTCAAGACTATCCGAAAAACCACAACGATACGACATGCTCAATGCAGTCCAAAGAGGCGAAGTGCTGTGGCGCGCCTCTGTCAATGATGGCGCTGACCCCGCAGGTGGATATGGAGAAATCTATAATTTTGACTGGAACGGTGATTTTGACAATCCAGTTTTGAACAGCGTTACGGTCCAACCTTTCGTGGGTGGTGACGAAACAGTTCCTGCTGGAGATACCGATTGGCAGGATGCGACCTATGAAACAGGCTGGGCTTTCAATAATGAATTGACCGTAGCAACCAATTCAGAGAAATCATCGCTGATGATCAATTTAGGCAACTATAAAAACACGGGGATGCTTAAATACACCAATTATGAGCGAAACACTGCTCGGATCAACGCCAACACTTGGCTATTTGATGATGTTGTGAAATTTGGGATAAATACCCAATTCAGCTCTTCCAATGAAACGCTCGCCACTCCTGATGTGGGTAGTGCTCCTACTCCCGGACTGGCCATCTATATGGCACCAACCATCCCTGTATATGATATCAACGGTAATTTTGCAGGACCTCTAGGAGCAGGGTATTCGGACAGAAATAATCCAGTTCTCATGCAATACATCAACAGATGGGACAATACCCGCAAAAACAATTTTTATGGAAATGTATTTGCAGAAATCAATATTTTGGAAAACCTAAAATTCCGCAGCAGCTTGGGCCTTGATTATAGCGATTTCCAGAAAAAAGACATAGAGCCCAAAGTAAACAATGGCTTTATCACTAGGAGCAATAACAGGCTTATTTGGGATACCAATAAGTTCACCAGCTTGGTATTTTCCAATACCCTAAACTACCAACTCACTAAAGGATCACACAGGTTTGAAGCCCTTTTGGGAGTAGAATCCATCAAAGACGATTTGAATAGTTTAATAGCTACGGCCGATGGTTTTGCGGTTGAAACAGAATCCTATTTTGTACTGGATGCCGCCACAGGAGCAAGAACCTCCAATGGCCGCTCCACAGGTAACCGCTTATTGTCACAATTCGGTAAACTGAACTATGCCTTCGATGACCGTTATTTGGCTTCTTTTACCCTAAGGCGTGATGGTTCTTCCAGGTTCGGTAGCAATAACCGATATGGTGTGTTCCCAGCTGCTACCGTTGGTTGGAGAATAAGTAATGAAGAATTTCTTAAAGACAATCCTACCCTTTCTGATTTGAAACTGAGAATTGGCTATGGGGAAGTTGGTAATCAGGAAATTGGAGACTTGGCCAGGTTTGGTCTTTATGAATCCAGGTATGGCCCGAACCAAGCCCAATACATCGGTGGTTTTTTTGAAATCTACTATAATGTGGGTACAGCCTATGATATTAACGGAAACAATACAGGAAACCTTCCATCTGGCTTTGTTTCCATACAAGCTGAAAACCCTGATTTGAAATGGGAGACTACCAAAGAATGGAACTTTGGCTTAGATTTCAGCCTGTTCAATTATGCCATCAATGGCTCCTTTGACTATTTTACCAGAGAGACCAGTGATATCCTAACCACTCCTCCGATTGCCTCTGTAATAGGTGAAGGACAACAGCGCGTATTAAACGGAGCTACCACCAAAACCAATGGATGGGAACTTGCACTGAACTATGCCAAGGACTTTGACAATGGGATGACCTTTACCATCAATACCAATTTTGGGGCTTTTGCTGACGAAATCACCTATTTGCCTGAAGAGGTAAGGGCAGCTTTCCCTGGAACTGCACAAAACTCAATCATTGGCCATTCGCAGTTCTCCATATTCGGTTACCAATATGATGGACTATTCCAAAGTCAAGAGGACGTAGACAACAGCCCGGATCAGGTGGGTGCAAGACCCGGTGGCTTGAAGTTTAAAGACATCAATAATGATGGGGTAATAGATTCTGATGATAGGGATTTTATCGGCACCACACTTCCTGCCTTAGAATACGGTGTAGGCTTTGATCTTTCCTATAAAAATTTCGACTTCTCCATCTTTGGTTCAGGCGTTACAGGAAGAATCGGACAGGACCCCTATATTTTCTGGAACAACTTTGTTCAAGGACGTGAAAATGCAGGTTTAGGTGTTTTGAATGCTTGGACCCCGGAAAACACCAATACAGATATTCCTTCCCTTTCCTTGGCTTTCAATGACCAAAGAACCTCTGATTACCTTTTCAGAAACAACTCCTATTTTAAAATCAGAAATCTCCAAATTGGCTATTCCTTACCCGAATCCATCATCAACAAATGGGCAGGAATGTCTAGACTGAGGGTATATTTCCAAGGGGAAAACCTCTTGTATTTTACACCTAGTGGCTATATCGGATCTGATCCTGAGCGTACAGATTCAAACAGAATCCCGGTACCCACCACGCTTTCACTAGGACTTAATGTAAACTTCTAAAATTGGAAATCATGAAAAATTATAAATTATATATCTCAGCTATTATACTAGGGTTTTCCTTGGTTTCTTGTTCGGAAGACTTCCTTGAATATGAACCCGAAGGCGTACTCTCTAGTGAAAATGTGGCCACTCCAGAAAATGCTGAAGGATTAGTGATTGCAGCTTATGCAGGCATTGGCAATGATGAAATGGTGGGCCCCCTTACCCATATGTGGGTATTTGGTAGTGTTCGATCAGATGATGCCTATAAAGGCGGAGGTGGCCGTACCGATGTTGGGGAGATTGACAGATATGAACAATACAATTTGACCATTCCTGACCAAGGTGATTTTATGGCCCCAAGGACATGGACCAATTACTACAAAGCCATCTCCAGAGCCAATTTTGCCTTGCAGGTGATCAATGAAATTCCTGATGGAGCTTATGCCAATAAGACAATAAGGCAAGCTGAATTGAGGTTTTTGAGGGCTCACTCCCACTTTATGCTTAAAATATTGTTCAAAAAAATCCCCTATATCACAGAGGAATTAAGTCAAGAAGAAATCGGCCAAGTAAGCAATGAGATCCCCAATGATGAGCTTTGGGACAAGATTGCGGATGATTTTCTTTTCGCCTATAATAACCTCCCACAATCCCAGGATGAAGTAGGTAGAGCAGACAAGAATGCTGCTGCTGCTTATCTGGCCAAAACACGGCTATTCCAAGCTTATGAACAAAACGAAGACCATCAGGTTACCAATATAAATACCTCTAGATTGGAAGAAGTCATACAGTATGCAGATGAGGTAACCGGCAGCTTGGAAGATGACTTTGGGAACAACTTCTTGGATGGTTTTGACAATGGACCAGAGTCCATTTGGGCAGTACAGTTCTCCATCAATGACGGGACCACCGTGGGACGATTAAGCTTTGTAACCGGATTAAACTCACCGCATGGAACAGGATTATATGGCTGCTGTGGCTTTCACCTTGCCAGCCAAAACATGGTCAATGCCTTCAAAACAGATGCAAATGGCCTTCCCTTATTGGACGATTTCAATAACGAGGACATTTTCACCAATTTATTGCCTGATGGCACGACTCCTGCATCTACAGGACTTACCGTAGACCCTAGATTGGACCACACAGTAGGGATACCAGGAAGACCATTCAAATACAGAAATACTGTCAACTCAAGTGGTGACATGGTCTATAACTTCAGCTGGGCAAGGGATCCAGGGGTCTATGGCTATTTTGGAAATATGAAAGAACAACAAGCTCCAGATTGTTCTTGCTATAAAAAAGAAGGCCCTTTTATCGGCACCTCAAAAAACATAGATTTTATCCGCTACGCTGATGTATTACTATGGAAAGCAGAAGCATTAATCCAGTTGGACAGATGGAACGAGGCCCTTCCATTAATTAACGAGATAAGGGCGAGAGCGGCTGCCAGTACTTCACGACCACTCAATGCCGGTGCAGAGGACATCTACAATATTGGACTTTATACCTCCTTTCCCAATAAAGAGTATGCTTGGAAAGCTTTGAAATTCGAAAGAAGATTAGAATTTGCCATGGAGGGTGACCGTTTCTTCGATTTGGTGAGATGGGGTGAAGCAGAAGAAGTACTGAATGCCTATCTGGCTGAAGAAAAAACCAAAAGGGACTTCTTGTCCAGTGCTGAATTTACCGCTGGCAGGGATGAATATTATCCTATTCCTCAAAGGGAGATTGACTTTACGGGTGGGCTTTATAAGCAAAACCCTGGCTATTAAACCTGTTGTATGGGCGGACGGATGAAAATCTGTCTGCCCTTTCAAAAAAGAATTATAGAAGAATTGTGTTTTTTTATCCGAAATTATTTCAAACCTTTAAAAGGTCAACTAAATCGATTAACCCATGAAAACTTCACTTTTGAAAAGTTTATTATTTGGAGCCTTCATTTTACTCCTGACATTTACCTCCACTTGGGCTGGAGAGATTGAACTTAGGATTACCAAAAATTACCTTAACTTCCCTGTTAGTCATCAAGAAGACCGGCATAAAATGACCTTCCATATTCCTGGTCAAGCAGACTTAACCGTGGTCATTCGGCTATCTGCTGATGAACCTGACTACTGGGTATTCAAAGATGTTTCCAACCTAAAAGGTAAAACCATAAAGATTTCCTATGAGGGAAATGAAGCTGGGCTGTCCAAAATCTATCAGGCAGATGAGATAGAAGGGGAAGCCAATATATACCAAGAGAAAAACAGGCCTCAGTTTCATTTTACCACACAAAGGGGCTGGATCAATGATCCCAATGGACTGCTTTTTCATGATGGGGAATACCACCTCTTTTACCAACATAATCCCTATGAAAGGGAATGGGAGAATATGCACTGGGGACATGCGGTGAGCAAGGATCTTATCCATTGGGAAGAACTTCCGGACGCCTTATACCCCGACCATTTGGGAGCCATGTTTTCTGGATCAGCAGTTATTGATTATAATAATACAGCCGGTTTTAATAAGAAAAACACTCCTGCTATGATTGCTGCTTATACAGCTGCAGGTCCTGAAAAGCAAGTGCAGGCCATCGCCTATAGCCTGGACAATGGACGCACCTTCACCAAGTATGAGGGCAATCCTGTTATTGATTCAAAACACATCTGGAACAGTCAAGATACACGAGACCCCAAGGTCTTTTGGTATGAACCTGGAAAACACTGGGTCATGGTCCTCAATGAAAGGGATGGCCATTCCATCTATAATTCCAATGATCTTAAAAATTGGGAATACCAAAGTCATATCACAGGATTCTGGGAATGCCCCGAATTATTTGAATTACCCATAGATGGTGATACCAATAACACCCTTTGGGTGATGTATGGGGCTTCAGGAACCTATATGCTGGGTGATTTTGATGGCAAGACCTTTACGCCTAAAGCAGGAAAATACCAGTTCACCTCTGGTCCTATTTATGCGGCACAGACATTTACCAATGTCCCCAATGGACGTAGGATACAAATAGGTTGGGGACAAATCACACATCCAGAAATGCCATTTAAAGGTATGATGATGCTCCCCACAGAACTAAGCCTCAAGGAAACCAAAGATGGGCCAAGACTCTTTAACCTTCCCGTAAAGGAAACTGAGCAGCTGTTTACGCCCATTCAACATTGGGAAACGCTCTCTGCGGAAAAAGCAAACGAGGCCCTAAAGCCACTTTCTGAATCTGGGGAAGTACGAATCAAAACCACCATCAAGCTTTCCCACGCGACCAGTGCTGGCTTGAACCTTTTTGGTCAAAACATCTTGAATTATGACCTTAACTTCAACAAAATTAACGGTGTATTCTATTCCCCCAATGATCCCACAAGCATGGAAATATCAGCAGATATCTATATTGACCGGAGCAGTATTGAGGTATTTGTGGACGGAGGGGCACTAACATTGATTATGCCGAGAAGACCAGACACCAACAATAATGAAGGCTTCCATTTTTGGGGCAACAATATTGAAATAAAGAATTTGGAAGTATTTGAGGCTAAGTCAATATGGGAATAGCCTCAGTCCCCTCCTAAACACAACAACAAAAATCAAATGCAAACCATCGCAAAACGGTAGTTTAAACGAAATCCAAAATGACGCAAAACCATGAAAACTTCATTCAACCCCTTGATATACCTGCTCATCTTAGGGATGTTTGCAGCATGTACTGAGTCCAAAAAAGAAAAACAAGCTGAATTGGAAATCCCCAATTCCGAACCTGCCTTTGATGAGACTTACCGTCCTCAATATCATTTCACTCCTCCAAAATCCTGGATGAATGACCCCAACGGAATGGTGTATTTGGATGGAGAATACCACTTATTTTACCAGCACAACCCTGACAGCAATGTCTGGGGTCCAATGCACTGGGGGCACGCGGTTTCCACAGATATGTTGCACTGGGAACATTTGCCCATCGCGCTTTACCCTGATAGTCTAGGTACCATATTTTCTGGTAGCGCTGTGATTGACAAAGGAAACACGAGTGGGCTGGGTGAAGATGGCAAAAACCCCATGATAGCCATTTTTACCTATCACCATCCGGAAAAAGGCCAAACCCAAGGAATTGCCTTTAGCAATGACAAAGGGAGAACTTGGACCAAATATAAAAACAATCCAGTACTGAACAACCCTGGAATACCTGACTTTAGAGACCCCAAGGTGAGCTGGTATGACCAAGGTAATGGAACCGGAAAATGGATCATGACCCTGGCGGTAAAGGACAAAATCAGCTTTTACTCCTCTCCCAACTTAATTGACTGGGAACATGAAAGTGATTTCAGTCCCTCATGGGCTTCCTATGGTGGCGTTTGGGAATGCCCGGACTTGTTTCCATTAACTGATCAAGAAGGTCATGAGAAATGGGTATTACTGGTCAGCATCAACCCCGGAGGACCCAACGGGGGATCGGCCACCCAATATTTTACAGGAAACTTTGATGGTGGAAATTTCACCGCTGATGGCAAGGATGTGAAGTGGATAGATTACGGGGCTGACAATTATGCCGGTGTTACTTGGTCTGACATCCCAAAAACAGATGGAAGAAGATTATTTCTAGGCTGGATGAGCAACTGGCTATATGCCAATATTGTCCCTACTACCATTTGGAGATCAGCCATGACCCTGCCTAGGAAACTCGAACTATATCATTTTGAAGGCAAAGACTTATTGGCCTCCAGGCCTGTAATGGAAGTCAAAACATTATACGGTAATTCGGAAAAAATCGAAGCCAAAAGCCATTTATTGAGAGACGAACTTTTCCATTTGGATTTAAAAACAGCAAATGGGAACAGGGCATCCATTAAGTTCAGCAATGATTTAGGAGAAGAGGTTCTCCTTCATATTGAACAGAACAAAGTAATTTTCGACAGAAGCAAATCAGGTCAGGTCAAATTCAATGAAGCTTTCCAAGCCATACATGAAGCGCCCCTAAATGGCCTGGAGATTAATGATATTGATATTTATTCAGATAAATCTTCTCTAGAGTTCTTTTTCAATGATGGGGAACTGGTCTTAACAGAGATATTATTTCCCAATTCTCCATTATTAAAATTGGATTTGGAAGGGATAGAAAACAATGGTGAAGTTCATTATCTGAATTCCACTTGGTAAGTAAAAATAAGGGGGTAAAAATGTTTCAATTCAACTATCTTGTAGCTAGTTTTGACGAATAGCCCGAAAATAAACCAAAAATGAACAGTAAAAAGTACGTAATTTTTCTCTCTATAGTAGCCGCATTGGGAGGTTTTCTATTTGGCTTTGATACCGCAGTAATCTCAGGGGCCGAAAGGTTCATCCAGGAGAAATGGCAACTCAGTGATTGGACCCATGGAATGGCGGTTGCCATTGCACTTTATGGCACAGTGATCGGAGCTCTTTTTGGAGGCGTTCCCGCAGATAAATACGGCCGTAAAAAATCTTTATTATGGATTGGGCTGCTCTATTTTGTCTCCGCCCTTGGCTCAGCACTGGCGCCAGATGTCATCACCTTTATGGCACTTAGGTTTATTGGAGGTCTCGGAGTGGGAGCTTCTTCAGTAGTGGCCCCCATGTACATCAGTGAAATTGCTCCTGCAAAAAACCGGGGAGTGCTGGTAGCCCTCTTCCAGTTCAATATCGTATTCGGTATTTTGATGGCCTACTTCTCCAATTACCTGATAGAAACCGCCAACCTCAATGAAAGCTGGAGATGGATGATGGGGATGGAAGCCATTCCTGCACTGATATATACTTTACTGACCATTAAGGTTCCCAAAAGTCCACGTTGGCTAATAGCCCATCAAAACAATGTCGCAGAAGCAACAGAGATATTGACCAAAACGGATCCTGAAGGTGTAGATGAAGCCATCAGACTGGCCATAGAAGAACGAAATAGAGAAAAAATAAAAGTAGGCTTTTCCGCCCTGTTCAAACACGGCCATATCAAAACCACCATGCTGGCCATAATGATCGCCATGTTCAACCAGCTTTCAGGAATCAATGCCATCATCTATTTTGCCCCAAGGGTATTTGAAATGGCAGGAATAGATGCTGAAAGTGCCTTATTATCCACTATTGGCATTGGAGCAGTAAATATGATAGCCACCATGTTGGGACTCTACCTTATCGATAGAATAGGCCGGAAAAAACTGATGCTGATCGGTTCAGTTGGCTATATTATCTCCTTAATCTTGATTGCCTATTCCTTTTCTGGTGGGGCCATTCCTCCATCCTATTTGCCCGTGTTTGTATTTATTTTCATTGCCTCCCATGCTGTAGGACAAGGCAGTGTTATCTGGGTGTTTATTGCGGAAGTATTCCCTAACGAAACCAGGGCATATGGCCAGTCCATTGGATGTTTCACCCATTGGATCTTAGCTGCCATCATCGCCAATATCTTCCCCTTCTTTGCCAATACCTTTGGTGCGGTGAGTATATTTGGCTTCTTTGCTTTGATGATGGTCTTGCAGCTGGTTTGGGTATTGACCAAAATGCCAGAAACCAAAGGACGCTCATTGGAGGAAATTCAACAAGATATGATCGCTAGCAATGCATAAAAAAATAGTCATCTTCGGTGAAATGCTTTGGGATTGTTTTTCTGATAGAAGCATCCCTGGAGGGGCACCTATGAATGTAGCTCTCCACACCCAATACCTGGGCTTGGAAACTTCCTTTATCTCAAAAGTGGGAAATGACAACTGGGGAAAGGAGCTGCTTGACTTTGTTCAAGATAAGTCCCTGAACACTGACCTGATCCAGGTAGACGAACATTATGATACCAGTAGGGTATTAGTGGATGATGCTGATAAGGAAAACATCAAATATGAAATTGTAGAAGCAGTAGCCTGGGATTTTATCCAATGGTCAAAAGAAATGCAGAAAAAGGTCAATGAAGCAGATGCTTTTATCTTTGGCAGTCTGTCTGCTAGGAATGAAGATAGTAGAAACACCTTGTTTAAGCTCTTGGAAACATCCGTTCTAAAAATATTTGACATCAATTTAAGAGCTCCATATTTCGAGGCTTCACTGCTTGAAAAACTATTGAAGAAAGCAGATATCCTTAAGATCAACGACGATGAATTGCTCTTGCTCATGGATATTTTCAAACTAGACAAAAACGGGGATAAAGCCTTGGAAAGATTATCTGAAGATTTTGGATTACAAATGATCTGTGTGACCAAGGGAGCTGCCGGAGCCATTATTTATGATGGTAAAAAAAGCCATTCCCACCCAGGCTATAAAGTAAAAGTAGCCGATACCGTTGGTTCTGGCGATGCTTTTTTGAGCGGTTTTATCTATAAGTCACTTTCAGGTGATTCACCCAAAGAGATATTGGATTTTGCTTGTGCACTCGGAGCTTTAGTTGCCACCAATAAGGGGGGTACTCCACAATATGAACTGGAAGACATTGCTTCCATTCAAAGGACCTGATAAAGGAAAGGCTTGTTCAAAATAGAAACAAGCCTTTCCTTTTTTAACATATTCCTTTCTCCAAGAGACCATCGTTTTAGGTCAAATTTGTTAAGCTAATGGATGCTTATTCTCTTGCCCTCCTCAGCAGATTTAAAAGCGGCCTCCACAACTTTTATATCCCTTAAGCCTTCTTCTCCAGGAACCATCACGGCCCTACCATCGATAATGGCCAAAGCATCATCATCCATCTGTACAGCCTGCTGACTTTTCACCTGGTCTGAAAACTGTATGCCGTCACTGGTATAGCCCTTAATCCCTCTGTAAGACTGAAAAGGTTCCAACCTGAAATTACCACGGCCACAAGTAACCGTTAACCTCCCCATATTCATCCCAAAACTAGTAGCACAGTTCGCCATGAGTCCTCCAGGAAATTCCAATATATAATTCATGGTCTCATCTACCTCAGCAAACATTTCAGGTCGGCGTTTGCTTTCATAGGCCATTACGGATAGAGGCTCTAAACCACTCAAATACCTGACAGCATTGATTGGATAAACACCCATATCGTACATCGCTCCGCCTCCCATTTCCTTATTCAATCTCCATATCCCAGTGCTGTTCATCGTAAAGCCTGCTACCGCCTCCAGCATCCTCAAGTCACCGTATTTTTGATTTTTGACAAACGCCCTTAACTGCTGGGTATTCGGTTCATGTTGCATACGATAACCTATACTTAATTTTACCTTGTTCTTCTTACAGGCTGCTATAATCTCTTCACACTCTTTAACCGTTTTGGCCATGGGCTTTTCACACCAAACATGTTTTCCTGCCTCAGCAGCCTTAATCGCAAATTCAGTATGCATGCTATTGGGCAATACCACATAGACTACATCGATATCAGCATTATTGGCTATGGATTCAAAGTTGTCATAGTTATAAACATTTTCATCAGGGATATCATACTTTTCCTGCCATGAAACTGCTTTTTCAGGAGTTCCCGTAACAATACCGGCCAAATAACAATGCTCGGTCATTTGCAGCGAAGGGGCCAGTTGCCCGGTACTATACCCTCCCAGCCCCACTAAAGCTACCCCTAGTTTCTCTTTTTTCTTTCCTA is from Echinicola marina and encodes:
- a CDS encoding SusC/RagA family TonB-linked outer membrane protein is translated as MKTSVLSLLFALLLVLPLMAQTREITGKVTDQSSGEALPGVTVQVQGTTQGAITDLDGNYSITAGPDAILVFSFIGYASVSETVGNRSIIDVILSQDISNLEEVVVVGYSSQKKSDMTGAIVAVDLAPLEGQSMSTGNPMQALQGRVPGLYVEKSGDPSGSNSRILIRGITTLGNNDPLYVIDGVPTKRQEVFASLNPEAIESVQVLKDASASSVYGSRAANGVIVVTTKNKSLGGDKFSVTFNTNVSRLSEKPQRYDMLNAVQRGEVLWRASVNDGADPAGGYGEIYNFDWNGDFDNPVLNSVTVQPFVGGDETVPAGDTDWQDATYETGWAFNNELTVATNSEKSSLMINLGNYKNTGMLKYTNYERNTARINANTWLFDDVVKFGINTQFSSSNETLATPDVGSAPTPGLAIYMAPTIPVYDINGNFAGPLGAGYSDRNNPVLMQYINRWDNTRKNNFYGNVFAEINILENLKFRSSLGLDYSDFQKKDIEPKVNNGFITRSNNRLIWDTNKFTSLVFSNTLNYQLTKGSHRFEALLGVESIKDDLNSLIATADGFAVETESYFVLDAATGARTSNGRSTGNRLLSQFGKLNYAFDDRYLASFTLRRDGSSRFGSNNRYGVFPAATVGWRISNEEFLKDNPTLSDLKLRIGYGEVGNQEIGDLARFGLYESRYGPNQAQYIGGFFEIYYNVGTAYDINGNNTGNLPSGFVSIQAENPDLKWETTKEWNFGLDFSLFNYAINGSFDYFTRETSDILTTPPIASVIGEGQQRVLNGATTKTNGWELALNYAKDFDNGMTFTINTNFGAFADEITYLPEEVRAAFPGTAQNSIIGHSQFSIFGYQYDGLFQSQEDVDNSPDQVGARPGGLKFKDINNDGVIDSDDRDFIGTTLPALEYGVGFDLSYKNFDFSIFGSGVTGRIGQDPYIFWNNFVQGRENAGLGVLNAWTPENTNTDIPSLSLAFNDQRTSDYLFRNNSYFKIRNLQIGYSLPESIINKWAGMSRLRVYFQGENLLYFTPSGYIGSDPERTDSNRIPVPTTLSLGLNVNF
- a CDS encoding RagB/SusD family nutrient uptake outer membrane protein, producing MKNYKLYISAIILGFSLVSCSEDFLEYEPEGVLSSENVATPENAEGLVIAAYAGIGNDEMVGPLTHMWVFGSVRSDDAYKGGGGRTDVGEIDRYEQYNLTIPDQGDFMAPRTWTNYYKAISRANFALQVINEIPDGAYANKTIRQAELRFLRAHSHFMLKILFKKIPYITEELSQEEIGQVSNEIPNDELWDKIADDFLFAYNNLPQSQDEVGRADKNAAAAYLAKTRLFQAYEQNEDHQVTNINTSRLEEVIQYADEVTGSLEDDFGNNFLDGFDNGPESIWAVQFSINDGTTVGRLSFVTGLNSPHGTGLYGCCGFHLASQNMVNAFKTDANGLPLLDDFNNEDIFTNLLPDGTTPASTGLTVDPRLDHTVGIPGRPFKYRNTVNSSGDMVYNFSWARDPGVYGYFGNMKEQQAPDCSCYKKEGPFIGTSKNIDFIRYADVLLWKAEALIQLDRWNEALPLINEIRARAAASTSRPLNAGAEDIYNIGLYTSFPNKEYAWKALKFERRLEFAMEGDRFFDLVRWGEAEEVLNAYLAEEKTKRDFLSSAEFTAGRDEYYPIPQREIDFTGGLYKQNPGY
- a CDS encoding glycoside hydrolase family 32 protein; its protein translation is MKTSLLKSLLFGAFILLLTFTSTWAGEIELRITKNYLNFPVSHQEDRHKMTFHIPGQADLTVVIRLSADEPDYWVFKDVSNLKGKTIKISYEGNEAGLSKIYQADEIEGEANIYQEKNRPQFHFTTQRGWINDPNGLLFHDGEYHLFYQHNPYEREWENMHWGHAVSKDLIHWEELPDALYPDHLGAMFSGSAVIDYNNTAGFNKKNTPAMIAAYTAAGPEKQVQAIAYSLDNGRTFTKYEGNPVIDSKHIWNSQDTRDPKVFWYEPGKHWVMVLNERDGHSIYNSNDLKNWEYQSHITGFWECPELFELPIDGDTNNTLWVMYGASGTYMLGDFDGKTFTPKAGKYQFTSGPIYAAQTFTNVPNGRRIQIGWGQITHPEMPFKGMMMLPTELSLKETKDGPRLFNLPVKETEQLFTPIQHWETLSAEKANEALKPLSESGEVRIKTTIKLSHATSAGLNLFGQNILNYDLNFNKINGVFYSPNDPTSMEISADIYIDRSSIEVFVDGGALTLIMPRRPDTNNNEGFHFWGNNIEIKNLEVFEAKSIWE
- a CDS encoding glycoside hydrolase family 32 protein; the encoded protein is MKTSFNPLIYLLILGMFAACTESKKEKQAELEIPNSEPAFDETYRPQYHFTPPKSWMNDPNGMVYLDGEYHLFYQHNPDSNVWGPMHWGHAVSTDMLHWEHLPIALYPDSLGTIFSGSAVIDKGNTSGLGEDGKNPMIAIFTYHHPEKGQTQGIAFSNDKGRTWTKYKNNPVLNNPGIPDFRDPKVSWYDQGNGTGKWIMTLAVKDKISFYSSPNLIDWEHESDFSPSWASYGGVWECPDLFPLTDQEGHEKWVLLVSINPGGPNGGSATQYFTGNFDGGNFTADGKDVKWIDYGADNYAGVTWSDIPKTDGRRLFLGWMSNWLYANIVPTTIWRSAMTLPRKLELYHFEGKDLLASRPVMEVKTLYGNSEKIEAKSHLLRDELFHLDLKTANGNRASIKFSNDLGEEVLLHIEQNKVIFDRSKSGQVKFNEAFQAIHEAPLNGLEINDIDIYSDKSSLEFFFNDGELVLTEILFPNSPLLKLDLEGIENNGEVHYLNSTW
- a CDS encoding sugar porter family MFS transporter, which codes for MNSKKYVIFLSIVAALGGFLFGFDTAVISGAERFIQEKWQLSDWTHGMAVAIALYGTVIGALFGGVPADKYGRKKSLLWIGLLYFVSALGSALAPDVITFMALRFIGGLGVGASSVVAPMYISEIAPAKNRGVLVALFQFNIVFGILMAYFSNYLIETANLNESWRWMMGMEAIPALIYTLLTIKVPKSPRWLIAHQNNVAEATEILTKTDPEGVDEAIRLAIEERNREKIKVGFSALFKHGHIKTTMLAIMIAMFNQLSGINAIIYFAPRVFEMAGIDAESALLSTIGIGAVNMIATMLGLYLIDRIGRKKLMLIGSVGYIISLILIAYSFSGGAIPPSYLPVFVFIFIASHAVGQGSVIWVFIAEVFPNETRAYGQSIGCFTHWILAAIIANIFPFFANTFGAVSIFGFFALMMVLQLVWVLTKMPETKGRSLEEIQQDMIASNA
- a CDS encoding carbohydrate kinase family protein; its protein translation is MHKKIVIFGEMLWDCFSDRSIPGGAPMNVALHTQYLGLETSFISKVGNDNWGKELLDFVQDKSLNTDLIQVDEHYDTSRVLVDDADKENIKYEIVEAVAWDFIQWSKEMQKKVNEADAFIFGSLSARNEDSRNTLFKLLETSVLKIFDINLRAPYFEASLLEKLLKKADILKINDDELLLLMDIFKLDKNGDKALERLSEDFGLQMICVTKGAAGAIIYDGKKSHSHPGYKVKVADTVGSGDAFLSGFIYKSLSGDSPKEILDFACALGALVATNKGGTPQYELEDIASIQRT
- a CDS encoding Gfo/Idh/MocA family protein; translated protein: MRRRQFIQKTSLATAAMSFSHISIGKKKEKLGVALVGLGGYSTGQLAPSLQMTEHCYLAGIVTGTPEKAVSWQEKYDIPDENVYNYDNFESIANNADIDVVYVVLPNSMHTEFAIKAAEAGKHVWCEKPMAKTVKECEEIIAACKKNKVKLSIGYRMQHEPNTQQLRAFVKNQKYGDLRMLEAVAGFTMNSTGIWRLNKEMGGGAMYDMGVYPINAVRYLSGLEPLSVMAYESKRRPEMFAEVDETMNYILEFPGGLMANCATSFGMNMGRLTVTCGRGNFRLEPFQSYRGIKGYTSDGIQFSDQVKSQQAVQMDDDALAIIDGRAVMVPGEEGLRDIKVVEAAFKSAEEGKRISIH